CTTTTCGTTTCAAAAGATCATCCAATTTGAGCGTTCCAACATATTCTCGAAGCAAAAGCTGAAGCTGGATATGGATTTGCTCGTCAAATGACTTCATTTCCAAAGCACGTAATGGCTTTACGATCTTGTACTGACAAACGAAGTTCATCCGCAGCGAAACTTTGTCTTCTGTCATGATTTCTTGGCCGATGAGATCCATTTGCTGTTGTCTTAAATCAATCGTCTTTACCACAGTCGAGACTGGACCTCTCCAGAAGTGGTACTTGCCAGGAGGGAGCTCTCGTTGTAATACGTGATCATAAAACAAAAATCCAGATTCGTAGCTCGCAATTTCGCAGGACAGCACATTAGCTGTTAGCTTCGATACAATTGCACGGTTTACCTCGACAGGCAATTCAGGTTGTCTGATATCTGCATGGAAAAAGGTATTCTCCTTAAGTATGTTCCAGAATGCGTAGACACCAGGCTTAAGTAATTGAACAAATTGTCCGTCCTCGTGGTACAGAACGTACTCGTGATCTTGTACACGTACGACATCGAGCTCACGCACGAGATCTTCATCATGAAGGAATAGCTTCATATCTTTTCCATCCACATTAAACGGTTTAGCGATATTCAACACCACAACGGTGGATTTTGACCACATTGAAAAGTGATAGATCCCCGGCATCAGCTTTTTCACATAACTTCCTTTATGAAATAGCAAACCACGTTCGTCAGCTTGAATCGTTACTTTGTTCAACATAATGTTTCCCCCTAATTAGTTCGACCATTGGACTTAGAATCCCACTGAAGTTACGGCGGAATCTCGTTTTAGCTAAGCGATTTATCTGTTGTTTTCATGGATATTCTCACGCTTTAATCCAAGAAAACTTCCTGAAACTTCGCTCTAGCGGTATCCACGGATTGCAAAGCCTAACTTCAGTGCACTAAAACTAGCTGCCAGGGATTCTAGCCTTTGGTCTTTTCTTCAAATTTTCGCTCGATTATCAGTCGAGTGCTCTACCAGAATCGCGTCCAAGGCGATTGGGGAATCGAACCCCTAATAATGGGATTCTTACCGACCCGATCGTACAGGATACCGTAACATACCATGCACGGCACTGCGGGATAAATCGATATCCGCGCCTCGTTACGACCGTCCAAATAAGAACCAATGTATGATGAAACGCCATTTGGCGTTTACCAACTTGCTAAATGCGCCTTACAGGTTCTATAATCGCTCATTTCAGCATGAACGAACATGGTGAAAGTATTACGACTGCATATAAACTTTTCCATTACACCCAAATCCCTCCCCTGTTACAATGGAAGAAGATGCTTCATTTGAACGGAGGATACCCTTGGCTAAGGAAAGCTTTGATAAAGAAATACAGTTTCTACGAATGCTGGTGCTTACGAGCGGGGCATTCAGCAGACAACAGTTCGCAGACAGATTGGGCATTTCCGTTCACACCTTTGATAAAACGATCCGACGACTCAAACAAGTAGCTAGCTCCACGCACCAGCACTTGGCGGATGAACAGAGCAGGGAATTTTCCGAGACCTTTCGCCTCAGATATTATGACTCCACCGATCCATTACTCTTATTTCTATTTCGCGCCAAATCCGTAAAGGAATCTGAAAGTCAGCGAGTCTCACTGCTTCTTGGTGCGATGAATGGACATGCCTTGACTGCGAAAGATTTATTGGAGAGGTGCTGCAGCAGTTTACCTTCCGATCTACCTATGCCTGACGAAAAGACCATTCGGTCGGATCTCAAATACTTGGAGGAGGTCGGAGTCATTAAAAGAGAGCCGGGACCTCGCCCGTACCGGTATCGAATCCAAGACGACTTGATTCGAAGCTTATTGGATGAAGAGCTTATCGATTTATATGATTTTGTAGATGTGATGGCGAACACTCAAGTCCCTTCCGTTCAAGGATATTTACTCCGTGATGGATTGAAAAAGCATCTTCTCCGCAATCAAGTTGAGCGGCATGCCGTAGAACCATTTTTATATAAGTATCACTATTACTCGAGGATTTTGGATGAGGCGCATCTGTTTACACTTCTTCATGCCATGCGTCATCGCTGCAAAGTCAGGTTTCTGTATTTTTCACCGAAGTCTGAGAAAAGCTACGCATCCAAAAACACCAATCCCCTGTTTGAACGTGAACCAGAGGGCAAAGCTGAAAAGGTGGTTCCACTTAAAATTGTGTACGATCATCAATATGGAAGATGGTATTTGCTTTCCTATGATAGACAGGGTATTCGGAAATACCGGATGGAAGGAATTACGCAAATCGAAGAAGCTGAACCTGTGGATGAGATCTGGTACGACGAAAAGAATAAAGAACTTGCCGAGAAGATTAGGTACAGTTGGTTGATAGATACTGGCCGGCCGGTGACCGTACGTGTCCGGTTTTTTAATCCGGGAGGTTCGGAACCGAACTTCATCAAGGAACGGGTACTCTTGCAGGGACAATGGGGGGAAATTGTGTTTGAGGATGAACA
This window of the Paenibacillus sp. FSL R10-2734 genome carries:
- a CDS encoding slipin family protein gives rise to the protein MLNKVTIQADERGLLFHKGSYVKKLMPGIYHFSMWSKSTVVVLNIAKPFNVDGKDMKLFLHDEDLVRELDVVRVQDHEYVLYHEDGQFVQLLKPGVYAFWNILKENTFFHADIRQPELPVEVNRAIVSKLTANVLSCEIASYESGFLFYDHVLQRELPPGKYHFWRGPVSTVVKTIDLRQQQMDLIGQEIMTEDKVSLRMNFVCQYKIVKPLRALEMKSFDEQIHIQLQLLLREYVGTLKLDDLLKRKEDVASFILSRLREKGEEFGVDFLSAGVKDVVLPGEMRDIINTVLLAEKRAQANLITRREETASTRSLLNTAKLMDENETLFRLKELEFLERICEKIGSISFTGGGDLLEQLNSLLGERKATGK
- a CDS encoding WYL domain-containing protein — translated: MAKESFDKEIQFLRMLVLTSGAFSRQQFADRLGISVHTFDKTIRRLKQVASSTHQHLADEQSREFSETFRLRYYDSTDPLLLFLFRAKSVKESESQRVSLLLGAMNGHALTAKDLLERCCSSLPSDLPMPDEKTIRSDLKYLEEVGVIKREPGPRPYRYRIQDDLIRSLLDEELIDLYDFVDVMANTQVPSVQGYLLRDGLKKHLLRNQVERHAVEPFLYKYHYYSRILDEAHLFTLLHAMRHRCKVRFLYFSPKSEKSYASKNTNPLFEREPEGKAEKVVPLKIVYDHQYGRWYLLSYDRQGIRKYRMEGITQIEEAEPVDEIWYDEKNKELAEKIRYSWLIDTGRPVTVRVRFFNPGGSEPNFIKERVLLQGQWGEIVFEDEHSFIYEIIVNGVTEIKPWLRSFGSSCEVLEPASFRQEIIAEWKEIQAYYESV